From a single Helicovermis profundi genomic region:
- a CDS encoding HAMP domain-containing methyl-accepting chemotaxis protein, whose translation MSKKKKDKKIKKKSKQGFGIGIRILSVFLSIMIVSIFAIGFTVYHKTNTILEENLVDTSKSLNSSIDRDITHYLSTFSFVSNYLAGDTTVQQVLENQFSKTAMFRIFNEMTKNNKDIMNLYLGTADGQMLLYPKQKLPDGFDPRKRGWYEEAVNAGKLIWTDPYVDATSGELVVTVANPVYNKYNKNKLVGVLGIDINLSTLDKAISGVKIGKNGYIVLVDSKNNTMIHKSKDLIGKPIPVKALNDSLAKNSEDVVSYNYNGENKMLIYNTIEGVNWKVMSSFSMNEINEDASKNLTNIITVGLVSLLIGLILFLLFSRRLTNNIKKLLVNMEEVKKGDLTKLFNVTSTDELGSLAGFFEDTLKELSSLMRNIKNVSHELTSNAENLAGTSEEASAASDEVSRASEDIAKGAQSQAEDAGNGAEIARELADKLNVLGDNINTVFDGLKEVTNANSLGFEKINELTEKSNISKETSEETQKVVKELEVKTNDIGTILDAISAIAVQTNLLALNASIEAARAGEHGRGFAVVAEEIRKLAEESSTAADQVREIVTNIQTDSKNAVESVSQMKEISDEQLSAVKGVNDAFDMITVSVSEISGSVNQIVEYKDMIEENKNGLLEAIENISAVSEETAAASEEVNASMEQQTFAVEEVAKAAEKLNEIAVELNTEIDKFKI comes from the coding sequence ATGAGTAAAAAAAAGAAAGATAAAAAAATTAAAAAAAAATCTAAGCAAGGATTTGGAATTGGTATAAGAATTTTAAGTGTATTTTTATCAATAATGATTGTAAGTATTTTTGCAATTGGATTTACTGTGTATCATAAAACAAATACTATATTAGAAGAAAATTTGGTAGATACTTCTAAGTCTTTGAATTCTAGTATTGATAGAGATATCACTCATTATTTAAGTACATTTTCTTTTGTATCAAATTACTTAGCTGGTGATACGACAGTTCAGCAGGTACTAGAGAATCAATTTTCAAAAACAGCAATGTTTAGAATTTTTAATGAAATGACTAAAAATAATAAAGATATTATGAATCTTTATTTAGGTACAGCTGATGGACAAATGCTACTTTATCCTAAACAGAAATTACCAGATGGTTTTGATCCTAGAAAAAGAGGCTGGTACGAAGAAGCAGTAAATGCTGGTAAATTAATTTGGACAGACCCATATGTTGATGCAACTTCAGGGGAACTTGTAGTAACAGTTGCGAATCCTGTTTATAATAAATATAATAAAAACAAACTTGTAGGTGTACTTGGAATAGACATTAATTTATCAACACTAGATAAAGCTATAAGTGGAGTTAAGATAGGAAAAAATGGTTATATTGTATTAGTTGATTCAAAAAATAATACAATGATTCATAAATCAAAAGATTTGATTGGCAAGCCTATTCCCGTTAAAGCGCTAAATGATTCACTTGCAAAAAACTCTGAAGATGTAGTTTCTTACAATTATAATGGTGAAAATAAAATGCTTATTTATAATACTATTGAAGGCGTTAATTGGAAAGTTATGTCAAGCTTTAGTATGAATGAAATTAATGAAGATGCATCAAAAAATCTTACAAATATCATAACAGTTGGTCTAGTGTCTTTATTAATTGGACTAATTTTGTTCCTATTATTTTCAAGACGTTTAACAAATAATATTAAAAAGCTTTTAGTAAATATGGAAGAGGTTAAAAAAGGTGATTTAACAAAGTTATTTAATGTAACTTCAACTGATGAATTAGGTTCACTTGCAGGATTTTTTGAAGATACTCTAAAAGAACTTAGTTCGCTTATGAGAAATATTAAAAATGTATCACATGAACTTACTTCAAATGCAGAGAACTTAGCCGGAACGTCCGAGGAAGCAAGTGCTGCTTCAGACGAAGTTTCAAGAGCGTCAGAAGATATTGCAAAAGGAGCTCAGTCTCAAGCTGAAGATGCTGGAAATGGAGCTGAAATTGCAAGAGAACTAGCTGACAAATTAAATGTTCTTGGTGACAATATTAATACAGTATTTGATGGTCTTAAAGAGGTAACAAATGCAAATTCTCTAGGATTTGAAAAGATAAATGAATTAACTGAAAAAAGTAATATAAGTAAAGAAACAAGTGAAGAAACTCAGAAAGTGGTTAAAGAACTTGAAGTAAAAACAAACGATATTGGTACTATTCTTGATGCAATCAGTGCAATCGCTGTTCAAACTAATTTACTTGCACTTAACGCTTCTATTGAAGCTGCTAGAGCTGGGGAACACGGAAGAGGTTTTGCGGTAGTAGCAGAAGAAATAAGAAAACTTGCAGAAGAGTCATCAACTGCTGCTGATCAAGTAAGAGAAATAGTTACAAATATTCAAACTGATAGTAAAAATGCTGTTGAAAGTGTAAGTCAAATGAAAGAAATTTCAGATGAACAATTAAGTGCGGTTAAAGGAGTAAATGATGCATTTGATATGATTACAGTAAGTGTTTCTGAAATTAGTGGGTCGGTAAACCAAATAGTAGAATACAAAGATATGATAGAAGAAAACAAAAATGGTTTGCTTGAAGCTATTGAAAACATCTCGGCAGTATCAGAGGAAACAGCAGCAGCTTCGGAAGAGGTAAATGCTTCTATGGAGCAGCAAACATTTGCAGTAGAGGAAGTAGCAAAAGCTGCTGAAAAACTTAATGAAATTGCTGTAGAATTAAATACAGAAATAGATAAATTTAAGATTTAA